The Etheostoma cragini isolate CJK2018 unplaced genomic scaffold, CSU_Ecrag_1.0 ScbMSFa_762, whole genome shotgun sequence genome segment tatagatctAGAGAGCATAGACTGGACATATGGATGTAGACATcctagactgtatatatagatctAGAGATCATAAACCATATATGTAGATctagagatcatagactgtatatgtaGATCTAGAGCTCATAGACTGAATATATAGATGACGCCATGACcctgatgttgttgttttgcaggCGAGAAGCCATACGAGTGCTCCAACTGTAAGAAGCGTTTCTCCCACTCCGGCTCCTACAGCTCGCACATCAGCAGCAAGAAATGCATTGCCCTGATCGCCTTCAACGGACAAGCATGCCACggaaaccatggcaacaagcCTGGCTCCTCTCCCAACTCCACCACCTCGTCACCTGGAAGCCCCACCCTCGCTCAGCTCCGCCACAAACTGGAGAACGGACGTCAGCTGCCGCTTGGCGCTCCGAAGCCGCCGCCGCTTGACATCAAAGCCGAGCCGATGGACTTCAGCGAGTACCGGCTGCTGATGGCGTCCCAGCACGGCTTCGTGGGATCCGTCTACATGAACGGGCGCGGAGGCAGCCCGCTGCAGCACCTGGCAGGCGTCGGGCTGGAGCTCCCGCCTAGGACCTTCTCCGGGTCTCTGGCGAGCAGCCTGAGCGAGGTGCAGAGGGCGCTGCAACTCGGGGACGGCGCCACGTGCCGGCAGCAGGCGGACGGGAGCCCAgaggagatctcaaagctccgGGCGTACATGAAGGAACTCGGGGCGCAGATGGAAGAGCAGCGGCGAGGCTTCCACAACGGCGGCACCACGAAGAGCATCATCGACTACACGCTGGAGAAGGTCAACGAGGCGAAAAGTCTCATCAACGACTCCAAGAAGAAAGTCAAGAATGTGAAGCCAGAGAGATACCTGGACGGGCCAAACCACTCTGGGGACCTGGGGGAGAAATACCTGGACGGGCCGAACCACTCTGGGGACATGGGGGAGAAATACCTGGACGGGCCGAACCACTCGGAGGAGAGATATCCAGATGAGCCAAACCACTTGGGGGAGAGATATCCGGATGGGCCGAACCACTCAGAGGAGAAATATCCGGACGGGCCAAACCACTCGACGGACTCTGGGGAGAGCTATCTAGACGGGCCGAACCACTTCCTGCCATTCTCCTGCCAGTTCTGCAAGGAGACGTTCGCTGGGCCGATCCCGCTGCATCAGCACGAGCGCTACATGTGCAAAATGAACGAGGAGATCAAAGCGGCGCTGCGGCCGGCAGAGAGCAGTCCCGTGGGACGCCACATGGCGGGACCCTCAGAGATGTCCGGTATGGACCGCGCCACCAGCCCCAACAACCCCTTCAAGGACCACGTGTCGGTCCTCAAGGCGTACTTTGCCATGACGACGGAGCCCAATGCAGAGGAACTGCTCAAGATCTCGATCGCCGTAGGTCTTCCGCAGGAGTTCGTCAAGGAGTGGTTCTCACAGTGGAAGAACCGGGGCGTCCCCGCAGGGGGTTCAAGGAAAAGATCGCCGCCTCCCGACAGCTTCGTTTGCTCGCACATGTCTCTCGCCGGCGTAGATTCCCACCTCACTAACGGCGGCACCTCCCACAGAATCTCAAAGATCAACTGTCGGACATGCGGGGACAAACCACTCGACAACTTGGACCACTTGCGGGGCGACACTCCGTCACCGCTCAACCTTTCGTCTACTTCCTCCAAAAACTCTCAGAGCAGCCTGTACACGCCGAACAGCGTAGCGTTGGAGGAAGCCCACGGAGATATACCACTGGATCTGTCGCTGCCCAAACACATCATGGCGCAGAGGCTCCTGAAGCAACCAAGAGCCAACGGCGTCTTTAACGGCGAGGCGCTTGCCAACATCAAGAAGGAATTCCACGGCTCGGACGGCGGCGGGAACTTGGTGCACCATCTGGAGAAAAGCCCCAGTCCTAACTTTGGGATTAATCCCTTTTACACGTCTCTGCCTCCCCATGGAGCGTTTCCTGCACCCACCTTCATGTCTCCGACGCGGGCCTCCATCCCGGGCCTGAGACCATACCCGGGCCTCGACCACATGAGCTTTCTTCCCCACATGGCCTACACCTACGCCACCGGGGCTGCCACGTTCGCCGAGATGCAGCAGCGGAGAAAGTACCAACGGAAACCAGGTTTCCAGGTAAAAACATTGCATATTGTTCATGATGCATTTCAAACAGGACTGTCTTCGACTAAAGAACTTCTTGGTTCACTAACACTTAGATGTCAccaacccaccagactccatgtaaataatcactacttttagcgtgtgtagagcagtatatctccaccagactccatgtaaataatcactacttttagtgtgtgtagagcagcatatctccaccagactccatgtaaataatcactacttctAGTGTGTATAGAGACAC includes the following:
- the LOC117941453 gene encoding zinc finger E-box-binding homeobox 2-like is translated as HSSSIFTLLVFSLQPPPVTEGSGNRKFKCSECGKAFKYKHHLKEHLRIHSGEKPYECSNCKKRFSHSGSYSSHISSKKCIALIAFNGQACHGNHGNKPGSSPNSTTSSPGSPTLAQLRHKLENGRQLPLGAPKPPPLDIKAEPMDFSEYRLLMASQHGFVGSVYMNGRGGSPLQHLAGVGLELPPRTFSGSLASSLSEVQRALQLGDGATCRQQADGSPEEISKLRAYMKELGAQMEEQRRGFHNGGTTKSIIDYTLEKVNEAKSLINDSKKKVKNVKPERYLDGPNHSGDLGEKYLDGPNHSGDMGEKYLDGPNHSEERYPDEPNHLGERYPDGPNHSEEKYPDGPNHSTDSGESYLDGPNHFLPFSCQFCKETFAGPIPLHQHERYMCKMNEEIKAALRPAESSPVGRHMAGPSEMSGMDRATSPNNPFKDHVSVLKAYFAMTTEPNAEELLKISIAVGLPQEFVKEWFSQWKNRGVPAGGSRKRSPPPDSFVCSHMSLAGVDSHLTNGGTSHRISKINCRTCGDKPLDNLDHLRGDTPSPLNLSSTSSKNSQSSLYTPNSVALEEAHGDIPLDLSLPKHIMAQRLLKQPRANGVFNGEALANIKKEFHGSDGGGNLVHHLEKSPSPNFGINPFYTSLPPHGAFPAPTFMSPTRASIPGLRPYPGLDHMSFLPHMAYTYATGAATFAEMQQRRKYQRKPGFQGDVLDGAVDYLSGLDDLTDSDALLSRKKIKKTESGMYACDLCDKTFQKTSSLLRHKYEHTGIYNI